A part of Biomphalaria glabrata chromosome 3, xgBioGlab47.1, whole genome shotgun sequence genomic DNA contains:
- the LOC129924983 gene encoding probable phosphorylase b kinase regulatory subunit beta, with product MLNIKLNGFYMLSKHQILRNQSPINGLFPSIGSDKNTNRIAHVQDSIYCAVAVWSLAQVYNQIFIRIDSNPLLVNVSLKIDDDQGRIISWAKLMIGMLQCWIFKLASFSLRATMVHLKHFSMCNVGYDRQIR from the exons ATGCTGAACATAAAACTTAATGGTTTTTATATGCTCT CAAAACATCAAATCTTGCGAAACCAGAGTCCTATCAATGGTCTTTTTCCTTCTATTGGATCTGACAAGAATACAAATAGAATAGCTCATGTTCAGGATTCTATTTACTGTGCAGTTGCTGTTTGGTCACTGGCTCAAGTTTATAA TCAGATTTTCATCAGAATAGATAGCAATCCTTTGTTAGTCAATGTCTCACT AAAGATTGATGATGACCAGGGCAGGATCATAAGTTGGGCCAAGCTGATGATAGGCATGTTGCAATGTTGGATATTcaagttggcctccttcagtcttagagcgactatggttcatctcaaacacttttccATGTGCAATGTTGGATATGACAGGCAGATAAGGTGA
- the LOC129924984 gene encoding uncharacterized protein LOC129924984 codes for MAFYIIINYPLVTFTIIYLKKNMEGKSFTNFTEFKEFIKKHEEEQHVLFVTSGSKKLISGHPAKESIQYEWLKLVCKQGRATKPTSSKGIRPNQRSWKHDCGAVIRAVIRHSDVTGYQFVITKAILSHENHPTDHLTALVYPENRRIKPDETVNLMVGTKIPQSELRQIISQKQNKCVLGKDVENYRKKLKDPCTDSEGVEKIVNSIKVGGVMVKYGVTPENEFLYLAYMTKEMIGSLKANKTILIIDCTYKVNEYLFPLLNVMCIDANGNGVPVLHAFVRNESIEILAECLSVLHDVCVEPQIFFVDKDFSEIGAIKQCFPQSLIRLCSFHTMTAVKKYLNTNVSKELSNKIFDLFKEQSYTLSEEAFELLKVDIISACPSVESYFQNNWWSISDMWAACRNTDVASLHITTTNHVESYHSRIKKHLDSHTTLSVCVTKLLLFDSDLSKIKSAQHHIHKITKHYSTLPDTHLLTLYKNILTPFGAELVGHQISLFKRCNYNIV; via the exons ATggcattttatataataatcaaTTATCCTCTGGTCACTTTCactatcatttatttaaaaaaaaacatggaaggAAAATCATTCACAAATTTTACTGAATTCAAGGAATTTATCAAGAAGCATGAAGAGGAACagcatgttttgtttgttactagTGGTTCTAAAAAG cttatcAGTGGACATCCAGCAAAAGAATCCATACAGTATGAGTGGCTAAAATTAGTATGCAAACAAGGGAGAGCCACAAAACCAACATCGAGTAAAGGCATCCGGCCGAATCAAag gtcaTGGAAACATGATTGTGGTGCAGTGATACGTGCTGTGATAAGGCATTCAGATGTTACTGGCTACCAGTTTGTCATCACAAAGGCAATATTGTCACATGAGAATCACCCCACAGATCATTTG aCTGCACTTGTGTATCCTGAAAATAGAAGAATAAAGCCAGATGAAACCGTGAATCTGATGGTTGGCACCAAAATACCGCAGTCAGAATTGCGACAAATCATCTCGCAGAAACAGAACAAATGTGTTCTTGGAAAGGATGTGGAAAACTACAGGAAAAAACTGAAAGACCCCTGCACTGACAGTGAAGGAGTAGAGAAAATTGTAAATAGTATAAAGGTTGGTGGTGTAATGGTGAAGTATGGTGTGACACCAGAAAATGAATTTTTGTATTTGGCATACATGACCAAGGAAATGATAGGTTCACTTAAAGCCAACAAAACCATATTGATAATAGATTGCACTTATAAAGTCAATGAgtatttatttccattgttgAATGTTATGTGTATTGATGCCAATGGTAATGGTGTACCTGTGTTGCATGCTTTTGTAAGGAATGAGAGTATTGAAATTTTGGCTGAATGTTTGAGTGTATTACATGATGTGTGTGTGGAGcctcaaattttttttgtagataaAGATTTTAGTGAAATAGGTGCTATCAAACAATGTTTTCCTCAATCTTTAATTCGCCTATGTTCATTTCACACAATGACAGcagtaaaaaagtatttaaatacaaatgtcTCAAAGGAATTATCCAATAAAATTTTTGATCTatttaaagaacaatcttaTACATTAAGTGAAGAAGCATTTGAGTTGTTAAAAGTTGACATCATTTCAGCATGTCCCAGTGTTGAAAGCTACTTTCAAAATAATTGGTGGTCAATTTCTGACATGTGGGCAGCATGTAGAAATACAGATGTTGCATCTCTACATATCACAACTACAAATCATGTAGAATCCTATCATTCAAGGATAAAAAAGCACCTAGATAGCCACACAACACTCTCAGTATGTGTAACTAAGCTACTTTTGTTTGATTcagatctatctaaaataaaatcagcACAACACCACATTCACAAAATAACTAAACATTATTCTACACTACCAGACACACATTTGCTTACTTTGTACAAGAATATATTAACACCATTTGGAGCAGAGTTAGTGGGCCATcagatttctttatttaaaagatgTAACTACAACATAGTTTAA